The following proteins are co-located in the Vigna unguiculata cultivar IT97K-499-35 chromosome 9, ASM411807v1, whole genome shotgun sequence genome:
- the LOC114164112 gene encoding uncharacterized protein LOC114164112 isoform X1: MLENLQAVPATESAPVVKRYAPPNQRNRSANRRKSSDRLDRTNSVGTELEKNQVASSRSVHIPDHGDAGSSNLLNENHYSRFIALEGCGCSAASQLLNDRWTAAMQSYNNPKDSSDKPVMYSSGASVWSHQQFRPPQQQDFLGELRRQMQNANPNFTT, translated from the exons ATGCTGGAGAATCTTCAGGCTGTTCCGGCGACGGAATCCGCCCCAGTCGTCAAGCGCTATGCTCCTCCCAACCAGAg GAACCGTTCTGCCAACAGGCGCAAATCATCTG ATCGTCTTGATCGGACAAACAGTGTTGGGACTGAGTTAGAAAAGAATCAAGTCGCTTCTTCAAGAAGTGTTCACATTCCAGATCATGGAGATGCTGGTAGCAGTAATCTTCTTAACGAAAATCACTATTCAAGATTCATAGCTTTAGAAGGGTGTGGTTGCAGTGCAGCTTCCCAGCTTCTTAATGATC GTTGGACAGCTGCAATGCAATCCTACAATAATCCCAAAGATTCATCTG ACAAGCCAGTTATGTATTCAAGTGGGGCATCAGTATGGAGTCATCAGCAGTTTAGACCTCCTCAGCAG CAGGATTTCCTAGGAGAACTTCGTCGCCAAATGCAGAATGCTAATCCTAATTTCACCACATGA
- the LOC114164080 gene encoding DEAD-box ATP-dependent RNA helicase 50 has product MVVGRVVVLNPPSNLFHNPSSAASLIPPHTRLLSFSASAAAAAAASSSSSSANRTRHTPTTKNDSPFSTFGRVKTQKPKTLLHRSRDRRRTLQVEEEEEDDDDNYGNYDDNDDYSAPRRGRPSQSGSRSGGRKRGGWDIIPRFPSQAESTTDTNFFSLKSFKEIGCADYIIQSLQKIFLTRPSHVQAMAFAPVLSGKTCVIADQSGSGKTLAYLAPIIQRLRQEEQEGRSQSSSQAPRVLVLAPTAELASQVLDNCRSLSKSGIPFKSMVVTGGFRQRTQLENLQQGVDVLIATPGRFLYLMNEGFLQLTNLRCAVLDEVDILFGDEDFERALQCLINSSPVDTQYLFVTATLPKNVFTKLVEVFPDCQMIMGPGMHRISSRLEEILVDCSGEDGQEKTPDTAFFNKKTALLQLVEESPVPRTIVFCNKIETCRKVENSLRRFDRKGNNMQVLPFHAAMTQESRLASMEEFTRPPSKGVSQFMVCTDRASRGIDFAGVDHVILFDFPRDPSEYVRRVGRTARGARGVGKAFIFVVGKQVSLASKIMERSRKGHPLHDVPTPY; this is encoded by the exons ATGGTGGTTGGGAGAGTTGTTGTTCTAAATCCTCCCTCCAATCTGTTCCACAATCCTTCTTCTGCTGCATCGCTCATACCTCCACACACTCGTCTTCTCTCTTTCTCCGCttccgccgccgccgccgccgccgcctcctcctcctcctcctccgccAATCGCACTCGTCACACACCCACTACCAAAAACGATTCTCCCTTCTCAACCTTCGGAAGAGTCAAGACTCAGAAACCGAAAACTCTGCTCCACAGAAGCAGGGACCGAAGACGTACCCTTcaagttgaagaagaagaagaagatgatgacgaTAACTATGGTAATTATGATGATAATGACGACTACTCAGCCCCAAGACGAGGAAGACCCTCTCAGTCTGGGTCTCGGTCAGGTGGACGAAAACGAGGAGGATGGGATATCATTCCCAGGTTTCCCTCACAAGCCGAGTCAACCACTGACACAAACTTCTTCAGTCTCAAGTCATTTAAAGAAATTGGGTGCGCTGACTACATCATTCAATCCCTCCAAAAAATCTTCTTAACGCGCCCTTCCCATGTACAG GCCATGGCTTTTGCTCCTGTTCTTAGCGGAAAGACTTGTGTCATAGCCGACCAAAGTGGTTCTGGAAAGACATTAGCTTATCTTGCACCAATCATTCAGCGTCTTAGAcaagaagaacaagaaggacGTAGTCAATCCTCTTCGCAAGCTCCTAGAGTGCTGGTACTCGCACCCACTGCGGAGTTAGCTTCTCAG GTCTTGGATAATTGTCGATCCCTGTCAAAATCTGGGATTCCATTCAAATCTATGGTTGTCACGGGAGGTTTTCGACAAAGGACTCAACTGGAAAATTTACAGCAGGGAGTTGATGTCTTAATAGCAACGCCTGGCCGTTTTTTGTACCTCATGAATGAAGGCTTCTTGCAGTTAACAAATCTAAGATG TGCTGTGTTGGATGAGGTAGATATTCTCTTTGGAGATGAGGACTTTGAACGGGCTCTTCAATGCCTGATCAATTCTTCACCGGTCGACACACAGTACCTATTTGTGACTGCAACTTTACCAAAAAATGTTTTCACCAAATTGGTTGAAGTTTTTCCTGACTGCCAAATGATTATGGGGCCTGGTATGCATCGAATAAGTTCTCGTCTTGAAGAG ATTCTAGTAGATTGCAGTGGAGAAGATGGACAAGAAAAAACTCCTGATACAGCATTTTTCAACAAGAAAACCGCACTTCTGCAGCTTGTGGAGGAAAGTCCTGTTCCAAGAACAATTGTGTTCTGCAACAAG ATTGAAACATGCAGAAAAGTTGAAAATTCATTAAGGCGTTTTGATAGAAAAGGAAATAACATGCAAGTTCTACCATTCCATGCTGCCATGACACAAGAATCACGGCTTGCTAGCATGGAAGAGTTTACTCGTCCTCCTTCAAAAGGAGTTTCCCAGTTTATGGTTTGCACCGACAG GGCTTCGCGAGGAATAGACTTTGCAGGAGTGGATCATGTCATACTCTTTGACTTCCCACGTGATCCAAGTGAATATGTACGGCGTGTTGGAAGAACAGCCAGAGGTGCGAGGGGAGTAGGAAAGGCATTTATTTTTGTGGTTGGCAAGCAAGTATCCCTTGCAAGCAAAATAATGGAAAGAAGTCGGAAGGGTCACCCACTACATGATGTGCCTACACCATATTAG
- the LOC114164112 gene encoding uncharacterized protein LOC114164112 isoform X2, with protein sequence MLENLQAVPATESAPVVKRYAPPNQRNRSANRRKSSDRLDRTNSVGTELEKNQVASSRSVHIPDHGDAGSSNLLNENHYSRFIALEGCGCSAASQLLNDRWTAAMQSYNNPKDSSDKPVMYSSGASVWSHQQFRPPQQDFLGELRRQMQNANPNFTT encoded by the exons ATGCTGGAGAATCTTCAGGCTGTTCCGGCGACGGAATCCGCCCCAGTCGTCAAGCGCTATGCTCCTCCCAACCAGAg GAACCGTTCTGCCAACAGGCGCAAATCATCTG ATCGTCTTGATCGGACAAACAGTGTTGGGACTGAGTTAGAAAAGAATCAAGTCGCTTCTTCAAGAAGTGTTCACATTCCAGATCATGGAGATGCTGGTAGCAGTAATCTTCTTAACGAAAATCACTATTCAAGATTCATAGCTTTAGAAGGGTGTGGTTGCAGTGCAGCTTCCCAGCTTCTTAATGATC GTTGGACAGCTGCAATGCAATCCTACAATAATCCCAAAGATTCATCTG ACAAGCCAGTTATGTATTCAAGTGGGGCATCAGTATGGAGTCATCAGCAGTTTAGACCTCCTCAGCAG GATTTCCTAGGAGAACTTCGTCGCCAAATGCAGAATGCTAATCCTAATTTCACCACATGA